The DNA region GGTTTTACTTATGAGAGGCTTTGAACAATTAGTACTTTAAACATACAGTCTTCAGGTACCTTAGAattttttcctggggaaaacaaaatatatcttCATCATTTAAAGTATGCAGGTAATAAAATTCAATTTACTGTTCACACAATTCAATGTTACAGTAGCCCAtgacagaaatactgaaaataagaatgaaaatggCGCTGGGGGGGAAAGGAGATTAAGAAAAGGAACGTTGGAAAGAACATGTAGAAAGCaagcagtgaaacagaaaatgaacaaataaaacaatagtAAGCTGTAATGATATTCTGTTACAAAcaggtctttatttttaaacaaggttTTCCATGTATCACAATATAGTTCTGTGAAAATACTACTTCTTGGCATCGTACTCACCCAGTACCAGTGACAATGTGACTCAGTATCGGTTACGTAACAGATACCTGAtatatcaatatttttttcacagtgcaACACACAAGTTCACGCAATACAAAGTGAGGTCTGAGCCTTCCTAGCAAACAGTCTCTGCAGGGTACCTCTCCTGAGATCTTCTGTGTCTATGTGAATGAGAAGAGGTTCTGCTTCCCTTGAATCTCGTGTTAAAGCAGATATGTGGCTGGAGGTATGTGGCTGCAAACCTTAAttactgttaatttttaaggcttttttgtttttttttaagcagaaattaaaagctgaagcagaataaaatgaaagctaatAAAAGGTGCAATTGGAGTTTCAAACTTTTCTGACAagtgaaacagaacagaaagaaaacaataaaagcagTTGCAAACTCTTCATGCTATTAAAAACAAGTGTTCACTCTGTTAGAATTATTTAAGCTGTATCTATGAATAGGGAAGTGTATTTACTTACATGTTTGTTGTGAGATAAAATGCCAACAGATAATAGTGTTCTGGTCCTAAAACAAACATAATAGCAGCAGCTACTCCTTCgaagtaaaaggaaaacaagatgaTTCTGTAATAACCAAATTTCTTCAACAAAGCATGACTGAGAAGAACAAGGCACTGGAAAGagaatatatacacatatatgatGAAAGATATAGTACAATATCTCAGCATTAGAAGAGCTATAAAACACAAACCAGACATACATTATTACaactcattaaagaaaaaaaacctcaacaaacCCAACCCTTTCTAAAAAGTTCAATCCAAATTAAACAATAGGAATTGAACAGAGAGAACTATCTGCTGGCTCATTCTATGCTACCTCTACCAGATAAGAATGGTCTCCTTTCACTCAAAACTAGCCAGCTGAGAACTACTATATCCTgaggaaaatactgtttctcTAACTATTATTTAATGCTCATGATCTTTATGTTTGATATGCCTTAAAGAATTAACTCTGCAGTATATTAACTGTAAACCAAGCATCTTGCCATCTGAATTCTATCTGCtgatcaaaaatattttcattaattgttTTTCCATTAATACTACTATATTTGCTGACACATACAAATTAAGCATGACTTTGAAGACAGCTGATCTAAGCAAGTTTAGAGGCTTTACTAGCAAGTAGAGAAAGGCAGGTGCCAGTGGACAATGCATATGGCTGCATTTATTATATGAGCCTATGTCACCATCTACATGTATGTGGGCCTCAATACCGTCACAAAAACACACTCACAAACTCTATAAAGATACACATTTTCTCCCTCCTTATGTGTTACAGAGATGAACACTGTAATATTCAGATGAAGAGTAAGAAAGAATTCTCCTTGTACATTTGTTCCcacatttaaatgctttaaCATCACAAATAAAACTAGTATGCTACAGTCAAAGATTACTGTGGCAAATGATGTTTTAAAGAAGCTCAAGTTTTCTACTTAAACCAGTGATCAGGGAGGTAAACCAATCTGGAAAGTTGATCTAAGAGAAAAAATTCAGTTGTAAGAAACTTAAACATACTCCTCCCCTGGctgttttcaggcattttgcAGAGAAGTGCTTATATTCGAAACGGGAAGGCATTATGTAATATATGTTATGGTAAAAAAAAGTGATCTTGTCTCCCTATAATTGGGAGGAAACCCTGTCTCAGGAAGTACTTATGATTTAGAAAATTCCATATTACCTGCACGTTTCTAAGACTGcatatttctaagaaaaaaaataacgatgaaaatttaaatttctttgcCTATGTTCCGGCAACAAGGTTTTCTTTGTAGACAGATTTTATTCTTCACACCCATTACTAAAAGGAACCTAAGACAGAAGCTGAATTCTAGTTTAGTACAGGCCACTGTTCATAAGAAGGGGCTTTATTTTACATGGGTTGGGTGCTTTTCCAGTAAGTGAAGTTCAGGACATTGCCACCAAATAATTCTCTTATTATATCTTGAGCTCAAAGGGACAAAACCTGAGGAAAATAAGGTCACAGCAAACTCTCTATGGTTCAGTGACCTTCTAGACAACGAGTCTCTGGGGAGCAGAGAGATatgcattttctgaaagattATTCGTTTCGCACTGTCACACTGATTTTATCAACAGTAGTGATTGCTATATATTGAgtgtaaaattatttaaactttcCTAACTTCTGCAGTTTCTGATTTATTTCCAAAGTTCATCAGCTAACTttgatttacagaaaaaaaaactattaaacCTGTGGCTAAGGATAAAAGTTGAAATTGTAGATATTTAGGAGTTACGGAACAGAGAAGGTATGTTTAGGATTTGTATGTTTTTTACGCAAAAGCCAAAACATTAACTGAAATAGAACTGTGAATTCCAGTTGCACTTTCATGTATCTTCTTTTATATTTCACTTACTGAAAACATTACAACTTAATGAACATaagcctgattttcagaaattctAATCATCATCAGCACCTATGATGAAAGTCAGGATACTCAGTTTTTGAGCAATCCAACAAGTAAACACAGTGAAAGTTTTAAAAGATCCAGTGAAAGACATAAGAAGGGAATGAACAGGAGAATTTTTTATTCACTGCTGGCAAGTATGTTTACATTCTGTGGGACATatttttgctgattttcttGTTCTCACGTTACTTGTTtgtgttctttctcttttattttccagttcattactcttcccccatccctgaCACGTTCTTGAAAGTACCTCTCTCCCCAGCAGATGTAGCTGACCAAGACAGCCAACAACAAAATCAATGGGAATGTATTATTCTCCAAAAGCAGCTCTTAAGAGTTTAGTTTGGTTCCCACAACTGAGATACCACATATTTCAACAATGCTTTTAATACCTAATAATTCTGCTGGTGTTTTATGCAGTTTATCTGAGAAACTTCCTGAAGAAGAGATTATTCTTGCATCATGTATtacaaatcaaaaccaaagagaaaataattcagaactCTAtagattttgcttttagaaactTTTTATCTTGACCAtgtttttcattcctttatACTTAGGCATTACAAACCCTGTAGGATACAAAACGTTCACTCATTCCATGCTCACACCTTACATTCTTGTAAACAGATATGtcagcagcctgcctgcttgTCCTTTCTCCCTACCCTACTCTTTCATTTGGTTAGCCTGTGTATAGAAGTACTTTTAGAGCACTGGTGAGCTAGATTTGTTTCTCGGTACGGCCAATGGCTTATGCCGGATACAGCATTTTTTCAACCAACAGTGTAAATGGATACCTTAAACTAATGAAAACTAGTAAAACACcatgtttttgtattttgaaataaaaaagtgtaACTGCCTACCTGAGGACAAATAAAGCCTGCTCCATACATGACACTTTTTACTGAGGAAGAAAGGACATCCTTAGGAATAAGATTATCCGCAAAGATCATCATAAAATTGTTGCAGAAGGCTAGGTGGAAGACTTGGAAGAAGTTCATTGttacaaaaaccaaaaagttcTTCTCTGTCATAATCTGCTTGGTCAATGAAATTACAGAGGACCAGGAGAGCGCTCCATCACTGTTTCCCAGATTAGAATTCTCCGTACAGACTTCTCTTTGCTCATATTGACTAGTACTATATTTGCCTGTGTAACACATACAAGCTGTTGCTAATGATGCGATCAAAACAGTGAAAGCCTGAAAATAGGCAAAATTTTCCATATTATCTGATATGAGGCCACAAAAGAGAATGCTTGTTGATCCAATTAACGTTGCTACTTGGTTGTACTTAATAAGCTGAAGTCTGCTTTCATGTCTTGTTGAAATTTCTGCAAAGAGCGCGCACTGCGCTAGAAGCACAAATGTAAGCAAACCATCAAAAGCACATAATGCAACAATGAGGTGAAGACCACTTAGCCAGTCACCTTCTTCATAATGTTTCCAAGGAAACCAAGGAAGCAAAAAGGCTAACGCATATAAAGGAGCTCcatataaaatggaaaactggCGTCTTGAGCAGCATGCGAATTTGGAGTTATCTTGAATATACCCAAAAAGAGGATCATTAATGGCATTCCATACCATAAATACAACCTGCGACAAACAAGTAAGAAACATAACAGAGTTTATCATTAGTGTGATTTTTCTGCAGAGGTTATACAAACACAAGTAATACAcaccatattttaaataaacctcTATTCAAAGACTAAAGAAAGATTAAAGCTTCTCAGGTCAAAACAGACACTAGACCAAATTCTTAAAGGTATTTAAAGTTTtagtaattttgaaaaacaagatgAATAAGTAGGCAGGTGCCCAACTACACGTGAAATAAAGCCTTGTCTGTAAGATTTCTCTCTTTCAAAGGCTTATATATCTACACTTTCATCTTGCAAAGCCCAGCTATTACTCTAACAGCAAGTAATTCAAAACATGAGCTGGCGCATTACTTTCAGGAGACCATTTATGATGAGTTGCTCACGTAGATAATGGCTTGCAGAATACAGGCAGTATTTAAGTACTCACACAGTCTATAGGAAAGCACTAATGTCAAACATATCTATGATGCTGAGGTGCAAGATTAGTTTAGAACATTACTTGAAGCTATCAAAGGTAAAAATCTTTCCAGCAAGATCTGGAGATTTTTAGTCTAAAGACTCTAAACGATGTGCTTTACGTGTACCTTCAATTACTTATTGACTAGctaaatttaatattaatttactgTATAACTATTTGCAATGTatccaaaattaattaataaggaaaaaaatgttactttgtTGTGATAACAGACATATAGCACAACATGGTAATCAAAATATTCCATTGTACAATACCTGTGCTTGATGAAATGCTACTTCTGAAATTTTGTATCGGTTTAGGAAAAGCTTAACGTAGTAGAAATTAAAGATACTGTTCATCATCCCAGCACCTAACGTAGTCATGGAATATGCCAGTGCGTTAGGATGAATCCCCAAAACAAACTTCATCTTCCACAGGTACAACTCTCTTCTTCCTCGAGCTACAAAAAAGAATTACAACAGCTGGTAGaataattttccaaattaaaatgaCGTGGGAGATTTTCGTGTGTCAGAGGTGTAGAAATGGATTCTTAGAGGAAAACTTCCtcattcttacttttttttcaaatgagaaacactttttcctgAGTTATAAGACActgagcccaaaactgaatagATGCAAAATATTAAGAAGTCAGTGACATTTCTAAGTATAATCAGTGCTTAAAAATAGATGAAACAAGTAGACAAAAATTTAGAAGAATCCCTTCCTAACTGGTACACAGACTCAATATAAAAATCTGCCATTGCAAACACTAATCTTGGTGTAGAGTTCAAAGTATTGCATACATTTCAGATCTTTCTTGCTAGCTACgtagttttaaaattacaggCTGCGTATGAATGAGGTGACTCAATTCACATCCTTACATGTTCCATTGGTATGAATGTCAAATGCAGTATGCACTTTGATGACTATGTCTTACAAAACAAATACCAAGTTTGTCCTTGCATTCTTAAATGTTAATTGTTAACAAGCCATGGAAGCAACACTTTCACCTAATAAACTAATGAGGTATCAACAGAATGCACAAAACAATCATAACACCTTTTAATAGTTTAAACATTTTCATAGTATAAAAGACTGCAGGTAAATAAAATCTAGCAAGTGACACATGTACAGCATTTTAAGTATGTCCAAATAACAGATATTCAGCCCAGAATACAGAGTTCTTTAATGTAACAAACAGATCTTCAGCCAACTATTTTTTAAGACGTTGACTTTTTCCATCTATCTAGCAATTAACTGAAGTATGCTTGGTATAAACTATGCCATGAGAATAGCTAGCTCCAGGGAGCCTCTACCTTTTAAAGCACAGTAATGACTACCTTTATGGTCCTTGACCAGATTTGATTCTATAAGCCCAATACAAAAATACTTCTCCCAGGTATCTCTTTTTCACTGAGGCTTTATTCACCTGTTTGAAGGAAGATGTCTGACATTATTTTGGAGATACTTCAGGTTCACATTTCAGCTTTACTAAGCACACTAGCTCCAGAGCTTTACAACCTGCTTTTTGTCAATAGCCTGTATTTTGCTTCTCTACATATTAACAATTTTGTCCAATTTTATGCAATTATCAAATATCAAAATACTTAGCTTGAATATGTTCAGCCTGATAAGCATACCTACAAGCAGCTCCCTGAACTTCTCATAAAAATGACCATGAAAGAAACATGATATGAAACCCAAGTCTGTTTTCAACCTTCCTGTGGTTTACAAAGTGGCTGAAGGCAGGCTGCTGCAAGGGAAGATGGTAACTTCCTCATCACCAGGCTAAGGCCAGGCAAAAGCCACAGGTCAGGTAGGGACTAGAGAAGTGTCTGTTCTGGCTAAGACAAAGGATGGAACAGCAATTTTTCCACCccccaaacacagaaaatgaactcttgaagagcaaataaaatgtgGGTGCATTTTCACATATATATTATATGAAACAAGATGCAAAGAACACATACATGTTCTCACTTTACaggtaagaaaaacaaacaaaaaaaatcaaactgacaACTTGAaccaaggttttttttctaaagctaaTTTATTTGTAATAATACCACTGAATTTTTAGATACTTGAGGATGATTGTAATGTATattttcaagtttatttttcagagctACAGCTGTAGAGACACTTCTGCTTTCAGGTGAtgaaattttgcatttctgtttagaAGTTTGGTTTCACAAGTTTTTACACAGAAACTTAAAATGGAGAACAACGTTATTGAAGAGATGcttatctgaaatattttaaaaagtaagtttGATATTATTGTGAAAGTCATTGCAATAAGTATGTTATTGACGAGtgtcatatttttttttgaagtgcaCATTCAAGCCTTCACAAATATACTTAATGAAGTGCTTTATGTAGTAGATATCAGGGCTTTTGGAAAGCTAAGCATTTCATCTCTATTTCTCCCTAGAGTCTCCTGCATGGGTCTTTGAATGGACGACTGGGAGACTCTCCCTCAAATTCCAAGAGCACCAAGGATAAGTATGCTTCACACTAACAGTGCCAGCAAACTACGTAATTTCTCAAATCGTATTTGATTCATGTCCTTCCTACATACGAAGAAATAAGGTCCCCTCAGCTTCAAAAAATTTGAAAGTAAGAAGTTCAAAATGTCTTCAACAAAACCCTTCTAATAATGCACAAATAGGCCTCTAGTAACATGACTAATTATAATACACAGGATCTGACACAACTCTTTACACTAATTGGTACATCTGGTCCTGTACCTTGTTTATGAAAGAGGTTCAATTAGAAGTTGAGGTACTACACTTCCTTTCCCAGAAGATGTGCTCTTTAATTGTACTACAATGATCATGCACGAGTATCCCCTCCTCCTTCTTAATAGTCAGCTTTTATATTGAATAGGCTAAAGCACAGGTGTTGACATTTTGTGACTCACAGAAGGCAAATCAGTTTCAGAAATTTCTAGTGGTTACAACTGTGTTAGTACAGATGAGCCAAAAAGAACAGACTGTTTACACCAGCGAGACGCTGTATGAAATTACTTGCATTTCTCCCAGAGCTGGACGTCAACCACTAAAAGAAACTAGAGCATGAgtctaaagaagaaaagtggaTTCCCAAGTGATAATAAATTTTGACCGAAGCACTCCAGCTGACATCACGCTCTGCTGTACTGGGTCCCAAACTGCAGCATAATGCTCCCAGTCCTGACAAACTGGTTAGACACAAGTATCTTCCTCATCTTTCTTCCATGACTTGAACCACATTAGGACGGAACTAAGAATAAACGCTTTCCTAGTCCCGAGGGGTAATACTAAGGGGaaatgctgctggagcagagggacGATGCAAACACTCGGAGCAGGAACGCAAGCGAAACTCGTCGAGTGCCGCCACCCTTTCAAGCCCAGGCGCTGTACAGCGGTGACTCCTGGAGGCATGGGGCTCTAGAAACCAGCGGGACAGAAGTTTGGACGTGCTTGTCTGTTAAAACGGGGCAAAACAAGCTACTTTTTCCTCAGCAACTCCTCAGATACGGGCCGCGGTTCCCTCTCCTTGTAAGGAGAGGCGAGAAGCGACCGCTGACCGTCCGCCCGACAGGCGCGGCGCGGGGACGGAGGCGGCCGTACTCAGACGGGGCCGCAGCTGCCACGGCCGCCCGCTCCAGCGGAGCCGCGCTCTCCCCTCCCGCACACCGGGCCGAGGCTCCCCCGGGAGACGGCGGGAAGGCAGCTCGCACCTTTGCGTGACGCCGCCGAAGGGCCGCGGTTGAGAGGAGTCGCGGCCCGGGGGCCAAGCTCCTCCTCATGGACTTTTCCCTCAGCGAACCCTGGGAGCTCCCAGCACGGGGCAACTCGGAGCTACAGCCTTCCTTACGCCTAGTCGCCGCTGCCCCACCCCGAGctgtgccagctctgctctgccgcAGACCCACCGGAACACCCTACATCCCCCAGCGACCGCTGCCTGCCATTAACCCTTCGGGCGCCAGCAACCACCACCCCCTTCCAGAGGCACTAACCCACCTCTTCTGAGTAGAGGTTGCGCCGCTGGGGGCTAGGGCGGGGCGTAATTAATCCGGGCCAACCTTCTCTTCGTTTTCATTGGTACCTTGACATGCATTCGCTTTGTGACTGGCGTAGGCTCCTTTCGATCTGTCCAGCGGGCGGCTTCCCATTGGCTCTCCGCAGGGGAGGCGAGTGTGGTGTGTTTGAATCGCGGGGAGGCGGTGGGCGGGTGGCTGTAGCTTGCCACGTTGCCGCCGGCAGCGCCGCGCAGCCCGACCAGAAGGGGGAGAGGTTCGGCAAAGTCCGGAAACGCTCGGCAATGGCCGGAGGCGGCTTTTAAGGAGAGGAGCGGCTGCCGGCTCGCCCTGCCCCGCCGTCGCTCGGCGCCAGGCGGCTCgttcgccccggcgctgccgccTCGCCCTCTCGCCGCGCCGTGAGGGGAAGGGGCGCGATGCTGGCCGACAGCCTGGTGGAGGAGTTCGAGATCCGCGAGGATGAGCCCTGGTACGACCAGCAGGACCTGCAGCAAGGTGAgccggggtgggggagagggagcgGCCGCGGCGGGGAGCGTGTGAGGGAAGGGGCTACGGCGAGGAGGGGGCCATGGGGAGCCGCGGCGAGGGCCGTGTGAGAGCAGGGTCTGCGGCGAGGAAGCGTGTGATGGaagggggcggcgggcgggcgcggggcaCCGCCACAACGGCGGTGTGGAGCACGGAGAGGCGGCGGGCGCTCGGGTGGGGCGGCGGGAAGGGCGTGAGGGGCCGAAGCCGCCGGGCAGGGTcgaggggcggcggcgggactTGTGCCGCCCCGGGGCTGTCGCAGGCGGGAGCCCGGGCTCCCCTCGCGCCGTGCTTGCCGCCGCCTTGGGCGCGTAGGCAGAGGGATCGCTGTTAGCGGTAAAGATTGCAGCCGTCTTTGTTTGACGGAAGGGGTTGCTGCAGCCGAGTTGGATTGTGCCCGGGTCCCTCTCCGCCCGGGAGCGAGGGAAGCGGCTCTCCGAAAAGTTGCACCTTGACAGGACGTCAACCAGCTGCTCAGGGCGAGCGCTGGAAGCCTCGGGGTGGGTTGCTATATTGCGCCCTGTTGAGCTTTTTGGTAAGGGCTTCCAGTCGGTGAAGTTGTAAACGTAGCTGTGCTTGATTAGTTGCAGGTCCGTTACTAAAACCTTTATAAGTTTTCTTCTTAATATACACGAATAACTCCACTATGCATCAGAATTATATGAATCTAGCTCCTGTGTGACTTTTGTCAATAGGTCTTAAACCTGTTATAAGGGAAATCTTACTCTTGTTTCACGGATGAGGA from Phalacrocorax aristotelis chromosome 10, bGulAri2.1, whole genome shotgun sequence includes:
- the LOC142062545 gene encoding transmembrane protein 180-like isoform X2, with amino-acid sequence MKFVLGIHPNALAYSMTTLGAGMMNSIFNFYYVKLFLNRYKISEVAFHQAQVVFMVWNAINDPLFGYIQDNSKFACCSRRQFSILYGAPLYALAFLLPWFPWKHYEEGDWLSGLHLIVALCAFDGLLTFVLLAQCALFAEISTRHESRLQLIKYNQVATLIGSTSILFCGLISDNMENFAYFQAFTVLIASLATACMCYTGKYSTSQYEQREVCTENSNLGNSDGALSWSSVISLTKQIMTEKNFLVFVTMNFFQVFHLAFCNNFMMIFADNLIPKDVLSSSVKSVMYGAGFICPQCLVLLSHALLKKFGYYRIILFSFYFEGVAAAIMFVLGPEHYYLLAFYLTTNMVIVQASFSLFNLPLADIVDADLIKHKRRSPLSSMVFGTNALFTKPAQSLAPMLVVTILNQFGYENLNKEVAQPDPSFRSTFLTECQPLESTRRCIVCVQILKC
- the LOC142062545 gene encoding transmembrane protein 180-like isoform X3, which gives rise to MKFVLGIHPNALAYSMTTLGAGMMNSIFNFYYVKLFLNRYKISEVAFHQAQVVFMVWNAINDPLFGYIQDNSKFACCSRRQFSILYGAPLYALAFLLPWFPWKHYEEGDWLSGLHLIVALCAFDGLLTFVLLAQCALFAEISTRHESRLQLIKYNQVATLIGSTSILFCGLISDNMENFAYFQAFTVLIASLATACMCYTGKYSTSQYEQREVCTENSNLGNSDGALSWSSVISLTKQIMTEKNFLVFVTMNFFQVFHLAFCNNFMMIFADNLIPKDVLSSSVKSVMYGAGFICPQCLVLLSHALLKKFGYYRIILFSFYFEGVAAAIMFVLGPEHYYLLAFYLTTNMVIVQASFSLFNLPLADIVDADLIKHKRRSPLSSMVFGTNALFTKPAQSLAPMLVVTILNQFGYENLNKEVAQPDPSHTDPDVDSLFNPE
- the LOC142062545 gene encoding transmembrane protein 180-like isoform X1, encoding MKFVLGIHPNALAYSMTTLGAGMMNSIFNFYYVKLFLNRYKISEVAFHQAQVVFMVWNAINDPLFGYIQDNSKFACCSRRQFSILYGAPLYALAFLLPWFPWKHYEEGDWLSGLHLIVALCAFDGLLTFVLLAQCALFAEISTRHESRLQLIKYNQVATLIGSTSILFCGLISDNMENFAYFQAFTVLIASLATACMCYTGKYSTSQYEQREVCTENSNLGNSDGALSWSSVISLTKQIMTEKNFLVFVTMNFFQVFHLAFCNNFMMIFADNLIPKDVLSSSVKSVMYGAGFICPQCLVLLSHALLKKFGYYRIILFSFYFEGVAAAIMFVLGPEHYYLLAFYLTTNMVIVQASFSLFNLPLADIVDADLIKHKRRSPLSSMVFGTNALFTKPAQSLAPMLVVTILNQFGYENLNKEVAQPDPSLFLGLHDAMFYLICLVPLCIAVIQILTWTPFSIQNSHMTAIR